The segment ATTGAAAATGATTGCACGGGGCGAAAGCCCAGAAAGGTACCCAATAACAACACAGTGGACATTAGCTCATCAAAAGCAAcggacaaaaataacaaaaagaatAAAGAGAGAAAGCCAAAGGTAACACCAGTAGATCTCAAACCTACTGAGAAGAAAGATAGTCAATCTGAGAACAAAGATTTCACTGAGGAGAGTCCTGAAAACTCAGAAACTAGTAATAGTAACTCTGAAATGGGAAATTCGACTGAAAAAATCAGTACTGAAGAAATTGTGACTACTGACTGCCAAAAGAACATTAAGGAACAAAATCACATTATTGCTGAGAAGTGTGTTGATAAAGACAGTAAAATGGAAGAGGAAATGATGAATGGTGATGTCATTTCTTGTGAGGAGGAGGATGCTATTGGGAGTTCTATCAGGAAACCCATGGAGCCAAAAGTGGGCAAAGAATTGATCAATCACCAGGTAGAGAGGAAAAGCCTGGATATCATAGACAATACCGATGAAGTCATTAAAGATCCTAAAATTGACACCAGTCTGAACAATGTGAAATATAATAACATGAAAAACTCAAAAAGGAAACAAACTTCCACAGTGTCtgacaataataaaaaagatattgacaAAACTTATCTTGTAAAAGAACCAGAAAATCTGACTGATGAGGAGAAAATGGAAGTTAAATCAAATATAGTAGTAGACTCTGATGAAATGGAAAAGGAGGGTGACTACTATATTTTTACCGACCTTGATCTTCCCAAACCAGTGGAGGAGGAATTTCAAGTGgtaggaaaaaagaaaaagaaaggtgGTCCTGTTACAGCCAAAGAGACACAGAGCAAAGAAGCCAGTGCTGCCCAGCGTGTTCCAATCCGAGAGGAGAGGCGAAGACCTCAGAGGTCCATCACCCCACCTCCATCCTCCATCGTTACCTCCTTATCCATGGAGGCAGAGAGAAACAAAATGAGGGACCTCAGTCCATCCTCTTTCCCTGCACTTGGTGCAGGCAGACAGGGGAGGCAGTCTTTCAGAGACGGGCGTCGCAGTTCCACTGGAGATGTTCCAAAGGAAATTCTCATCAAACCTCAAGATGACAGTGATTTGGAGTCTGTAAAGTCTCTCCCTGCATCAGCCCAGGCTGTTTCCCCACGGCTCCAGATTTCTTATGCAAAGATGGCTGCCTCTCCTAAGCCAAACTGTTCTGTTTCCACTTTTCATAGTGACGACCCTGAAGATCAGAGCAATGTGTCAGTAGACTTAAAGTCTGCTGTGTGGAAGGGAAGTCACACAGAGAGGAGACACTCAATAGGTTCTAGTCCAGATGGAAAGGATAATGAAGCACCTTCCATTCGTCAAAAATTTGGAAGTCAGGAATTGGTTAAACTGGAAAAGGAAGAAAACTTGTTCAGTTCCTCCCAGTTACCTAGTTCTCCAGAGAAATCCCCTTCAGGAATAGAGGCTAGTAGATCAAACTCTTTCCAGAGTTCCTCTGTGGATAAAAGTGCTGCAGTTGACAGTGTATCCAATACTGTGTTAAACACTAGTGTGACTAAAGCTAGTGATAGTGAATTCAATGAACCTCTTGAAAGTTACTCTATAAATATTACAGCACATGTGATGGCAAAAACTAATGGTGCAAACAATCAGGTGTCATCTAAAAGTCATGTGACAAAATCCTCTAGTTGTGAACCATCTAAACCAAGCAAATTACAGGTCTCCTCAAAACAGAAGGGCATTGCCAGAAGGCAAGCAAGATCTGTTGTTTTCCTGGACAGGAGTGAAAAAGACCACAAAAACTTAGATATACAATTTGGATTTGATCCTCAGCTGGATCATGAGGAACTTAAAGTGTCTGTATCAAATTCTGTTTCAAGCAGTAGTCTGCAGTCCAGTGTGTTATCCCAAACTAAGTCTAGTGAAAGTGTATGTGGTGACAATTCTAAAGAGTTCCCCCCTATTCCTGTGATACACTCCAAAAGTGTTTCAAACAATTCTAGTAGTACAAATACCAAGGACTTCAAACATTCACCAAGAAATTCCAAGTCAGCAAGTTTTCCATTAGAAGGAAAGAATGGAGTTAAGTCAATGAGTACTTTAATTTTCTCCTCAGACTCCAAGAACCCTTCTGGCCAGATGTTCTCGTTTATGAGTGAGGACACCTGTGCCCCCGCTGTAAGCGATAGCTCCGTGATCTCCACCCCCACCGCCTCCAGTGTTGAGGGCTGTGTGACAGTGATATATGGAGAGGAGTGTGGTGCAGTGCTAGGGGCAGAGTCTAAACCACCCTCAGGAGGACAGCTCAAGTACAGGAGGGAGACGGGCGACATTCTAGGGTGCTTTAATAGAATAGAAGTAACCAACTATTTAATCAGAGGTGAGTATTAAGTTTATGTTgtactataatattttatatactttatataGTTATCTATCGGGCAATTATAatgtaaataccggtatataaggAAGTGtaattttcatcattattattaGATTTCACTGCAGAGTATACAAGAGTTAATGATAAACAAATTGGAATGTCATGGTCAAATGGCTCATGTGAAGGTCATAAGCTTTTTTGTTTTGTCAGCTCTTAAGATGGTACAGATATTTTATGAGATTTTATTATGTAGCATGAGTCAgcttataataaaaataaaaaaaaatttattttttttttagaatgggAGAATGTAATGAATATGAAAGATAAAAGTAAGTATTGAGATGTGTATGTTGAGATGTGTATGTTGCATATGAACAGATACAGACACTTGACACGATACACCTCTTTTTCAACACACAGTACATGTCTAACACAACAAGGCAATGTAAACAGTGAACAAATCTTGTATTGAAATGTAAACGAGACGTGATTGAGATCCAATCAGATCGAGGAGTTTGTGTGAGATCTGGGCTTTTTT is part of the Magallana gigas chromosome 3, xbMagGiga1.1, whole genome shotgun sequence genome and harbors:
- the LOC105338392 gene encoding uncharacterized protein isoform X2; its protein translation is MSYDVTATGMYKTEDKPSSEDNDDDLDGVQLRPHGGCCPMTYQSSPFSRHQESCIIDMEQVDKRTDNDSGICNSSKATTSIGSYSDQDSDGDDRGCFDYYPSSTVKITTPTTTYHLDYDEAHEVDSDRNDIESPRSGKGSDSEPTFQGVQMKTYSRRTVPNHDDDFETDDDSDNDSRILHQRLYGRERRKRNINYYTPMTHERYEEYDNTSTSTFSFEKSQMALKDRSGSSLRDVDEPINFPMYSRHSNYRGSTSSDRVRIEKNSYRRDGYGNDPPFGQGLDQLNKVGSSIGELISSTKHTVDGMPEGRPISQSLDLAAEDGKKKKKKKRGSKDDLEDKSKRRADYSDTDENGNPRLECAPLLAGHYKHMREPPIKSSNPLNDPMRFRQTSYGTNTRDLEESTSNQEGAKKPRKKQKKDKTVETVRRAEEIENYQGRKEIDEILSFIENDCTGRKPRKVPNNNTVDISSSKATDKNNKKNKERKPKVTPVDLKPTEKKDSQSENKDFTEESPENSETSNSNSEMGNSTEKISTEEIVTTDCQKNIKEQNHIIAEKCVDKDSKMEEEMMNGDVISCEEEDAIGSSIRKPMEPKVGKELINHQVERKSLDIIDNTDEVIKDPKIDTSLNNVKYNNMKNSKRKQTSTVSDNNKKDIDKTYLVKEPENLTDEEKMEVKSNIVVDSDEMEKEGDYYIFTDLDLPKPVEEEFQVVGKKKKKGGPVTAKETQSKEASAAQRVPIREERRRPQRSITPPPSSIVTSLSMEAERNKMRDLSPSSFPALGAGRQGRQSFRDGRRSSTGDVPKEILIKPQDDSDLESVKSLPASAQAVSPRLQISYAKMAASPKPNCSVSTFHSDDPEDQSNVSVDLKSAVWKGSHTERRHSIGSSPDGKDNEAPSIRQKFGSQELVKLEKEENLFSSSQLPSSPEKSPSGIEASRSNSFQSSSVDKSAAVDSVSNTVLNTSVTKASDSEFNEPLESYSINITAHVMAKTNGANNQVSSKSHVTKSSSCEPSKPSKLQVSSKQKGIARRQARSVVFLDRSEKDHKNLDIQFGFDPQLDHEELKVSVSNSVSSSSLQSSVLSQTKSSESVCGDNSKEFPPIPVIHSKSVSNNSSSTNTKDFKHSPRNSKSASFPLEGKNGVKSMSTLIFSSDSKNPSGQMFSFMSEDTCAPAVSDSSVISTPTASSVEGCVTVIYGEECGAVLGAESKPPSGGQLKYRRETGDILGCFNRIEVTNYLIREWENVMNMKDKNPERILFYNQH
- the LOC105338392 gene encoding uncharacterized protein isoform X1 — its product is MDNDAENVEENEKYSFLLASAIRNEDPEQFFSIYDSILPKNLPDIQVELIKNRAREIADFPEDEFSSLVLRARNFSLANNRNKMSYDVTATGMYKTEDKPSSEDNDDDLDGVQLRPHGGCCPMTYQSSPFSRHQESCIIDMEQVDKRTDNDSGICNSSKATTSIGSYSDQDSDGDDRGCFDYYPSSTVKITTPTTTYHLDYDEAHEVDSDRNDIESPRSGKGSDSEPTFQGVQMKTYSRRTVPNHDDDFETDDDSDNDSRILHQRLYGRERRKRNINYYTPMTHERYEEYDNTSTSTFSFEKSQMALKDRSGSSLRDVDEPINFPMYSRHSNYRGSTSSDRVRIEKNSYRRDGYGNDPPFGQGLDQLNKVGSSIGELISSTKHTVDGMPEGRPISQSLDLAAEDGKKKKKKKRGSKDDLEDKSKRRADYSDTDENGNPRLECAPLLAGHYKHMREPPIKSSNPLNDPMRFRQTSYGTNTRDLEESTSNQEGAKKPRKKQKKDKTVETVRRAEEIENYQGRKEIDEILSFIENDCTGRKPRKVPNNNTVDISSSKATDKNNKKNKERKPKVTPVDLKPTEKKDSQSENKDFTEESPENSETSNSNSEMGNSTEKISTEEIVTTDCQKNIKEQNHIIAEKCVDKDSKMEEEMMNGDVISCEEEDAIGSSIRKPMEPKVGKELINHQVERKSLDIIDNTDEVIKDPKIDTSLNNVKYNNMKNSKRKQTSTVSDNNKKDIDKTYLVKEPENLTDEEKMEVKSNIVVDSDEMEKEGDYYIFTDLDLPKPVEEEFQVVGKKKKKGGPVTAKETQSKEASAAQRVPIREERRRPQRSITPPPSSIVTSLSMEAERNKMRDLSPSSFPALGAGRQGRQSFRDGRRSSTGDVPKEILIKPQDDSDLESVKSLPASAQAVSPRLQISYAKMAASPKPNCSVSTFHSDDPEDQSNVSVDLKSAVWKGSHTERRHSIGSSPDGKDNEAPSIRQKFGSQELVKLEKEENLFSSSQLPSSPEKSPSGIEASRSNSFQSSSVDKSAAVDSVSNTVLNTSVTKASDSEFNEPLESYSINITAHVMAKTNGANNQVSSKSHVTKSSSCEPSKPSKLQVSSKQKGIARRQARSVVFLDRSEKDHKNLDIQFGFDPQLDHEELKVSVSNSVSSSSLQSSVLSQTKSSESVCGDNSKEFPPIPVIHSKSVSNNSSSTNTKDFKHSPRNSKSASFPLEGKNGVKSMSTLIFSSDSKNPSGQMFSFMSEDTCAPAVSDSSVISTPTASSVEGCVTVIYGEECGAVLGAESKPPSGGQLKYRRETGDILGCFNRIEVTNYLIREWENVMNMKDKNPERILFYNQH